In a single window of the Phaeobacter sp. G2 genome:
- a CDS encoding prephenate dehydratase codes for MTGKIAIQGELGSYSHEACRNARHDMEVLPCSTFEDVIEAVRSGAADQAMLPVENSTYGRVADSHRLLPHSGLHIIDEAFVRVHINLLAVPGAKLEDIREAKSHLVLLPQCGEFLRKNNIMGRVSPDNARAARDVAAAGDIHTAALASELAGEIYGLDVLEKKIEDRGDNTTRFLIMSREPDATRRGAHGMITSFVFQVRNIPAALYKAMGGFATNGINMTKLESYMVDGSFTATQFYADIDGHPDDANVQLAMDELSYFTTNVEILGVYPADNGRF; via the coding sequence ATGACCGGAAAAATTGCCATTCAGGGGGAGCTCGGCTCTTATAGTCACGAGGCGTGCCGCAACGCCCGGCACGATATGGAGGTGCTTCCCTGTAGCACATTCGAAGACGTCATCGAGGCGGTGCGCTCAGGCGCGGCGGACCAGGCGATGCTGCCGGTCGAGAATTCCACCTACGGGCGGGTTGCCGATAGCCACCGGCTGCTGCCCCACAGCGGTCTGCATATCATCGACGAGGCCTTTGTGCGGGTGCACATCAATCTCTTGGCCGTGCCCGGCGCCAAACTGGAAGACATCCGCGAGGCGAAATCGCATCTGGTCCTGCTGCCACAATGCGGGGAATTTTTGCGCAAAAACAATATTATGGGACGGGTCAGCCCGGACAATGCCCGCGCCGCCCGCGATGTGGCAGCGGCCGGCGATATCCACACCGCCGCCCTGGCCAGCGAATTGGCGGGCGAGATCTACGGGTTGGACGTGCTGGAGAAAAAGATCGAGGATCGCGGTGACAATACCACCCGTTTTCTGATCATGTCGCGTGAGCCCGACGCCACCCGTCGCGGCGCCCATGGGATGATCACCAGTTTTGTCTTTCAGGTCCGCAACATTCCTGCGGCGCTCTACAAGGCCATGGGCGGCTTTGCCACCAATGGCATCAACATGACCAAACTGGAAAGCTATATGGTCGATGGCTCCTTCACCGCGACGCAGTTCTACGCAGATATCGACGGCCATCCAGATGATGCAAACGTGCAACTGGCAATGGACGAACTGTCTTATTTCACCACCAATGTGGAAATTCTCGGCGTCTACCCTGCCGACAATGGCCGCTTTTAA
- a CDS encoding cytochrome c family protein yields MFDTMTLTKATAGVCGSFLVLLLGHWAADVLYASDAHGEQSYVIEVADASAADEDVVEVSFEELMASADAGKGAKVFKKCSACHKLEEGVNGTGPSLYGVVGRAQAGMDGFGYSGALTALGGTWTAEELSAFLAKPSAYASGTSMSFSGLKKEKDRVNLIAYLDSLDD; encoded by the coding sequence ATGTTTGACACGATGACCCTAACCAAAGCGACCGCAGGCGTTTGCGGATCGTTCCTGGTGCTTCTTCTGGGCCACTGGGCCGCGGATGTACTCTATGCGTCAGACGCGCATGGTGAGCAATCTTATGTAATTGAAGTGGCGGATGCGAGCGCCGCCGATGAAGATGTTGTTGAGGTCAGCTTTGAAGAGCTAATGGCCTCAGCGGACGCTGGCAAAGGCGCCAAGGTCTTCAAAAAATGTTCTGCATGCCACAAACTCGAAGAGGGTGTGAACGGCACCGGTCCTTCGCTTTATGGTGTTGTTGGCCGCGCCCAGGCCGGCATGGATGGCTTTGGCTATTCCGGCGCCCTGACCGCACTGGGCGGGACCTGGACAGCAGAAGAGCTGAGCGCCTTCCTTGCAAAGCCTTCGGCCTATGCTTCCGGCACCTCAATGTCGTTCTCTGGTCTGAAGAAAGAAAAAGACCGGGTAAACCTCATTGCCTATCTGGACAGTCTCGACGACTGA